One genomic segment of bacterium includes these proteins:
- a CDS encoding DegT/DnrJ/EryC1/StrS family aminotransferase translates to MNQEDFIVFGSPAIGEEEVAEVVDSIRSGWLSTGPKVAKFEEMFRQYIGSRHAIGLNSCTAGLHLLLLAAGVGPGDEVVTTPLTFAATANVIVHVGATPVFADVEPGSMNLDPEQVARTIRERAGRVKAIMVVHLAGRPCNMEPLWDLAQEHGLLIIEDAAHATEAWYKGKKVGTLGDGAAFSFYVTKNLVTGEGGMITTDKDDWADLIRVLSLHGMSRGAWKRYSSSGYSHYQILHAGYKYNMMDLQAAIGIHQLARLEAFLRRREEIWSRYDEAFSDLPVRCPAPPEPGTVHARHLYTPLLELENMDVDRDAVLEELKQQGVGTGVHFISLHLQPFYQSLLGCQDEDFPNALEISKRTLSLPLSAKLTDNQVERVIDAFRRVLLVHAKS, encoded by the coding sequence ATGAATCAGGAAGACTTCATTGTTTTTGGAAGCCCGGCCATAGGTGAAGAGGAAGTCGCAGAGGTGGTAGACTCCATCAGATCAGGATGGCTTTCCACTGGGCCCAAGGTGGCCAAATTCGAGGAGATGTTTCGCCAATATATAGGCTCACGACACGCCATTGGGCTCAACTCCTGCACAGCCGGGCTGCATCTTTTGCTCCTGGCGGCCGGCGTAGGCCCCGGAGACGAGGTGGTAACCACCCCCTTGACCTTTGCGGCCACAGCCAACGTCATTGTTCACGTGGGAGCCACTCCGGTTTTTGCTGATGTTGAACCTGGAAGCATGAACCTGGATCCAGAGCAGGTGGCCAGAACAATCAGGGAGCGTGCCGGCCGGGTCAAGGCCATTATGGTGGTTCACCTGGCCGGTCGGCCTTGTAATATGGAACCTTTGTGGGATCTGGCCCAAGAGCATGGTTTGTTAATAATCGAAGACGCAGCCCATGCCACCGAGGCATGGTACAAGGGTAAGAAAGTGGGCACATTGGGAGATGGAGCTGCCTTCAGTTTTTACGTCACCAAGAACCTGGTGACAGGAGAGGGAGGCATGATCACCACTGACAAGGATGATTGGGCTGATCTTATAAGAGTTTTGAGTCTTCACGGAATGAGCCGGGGTGCATGGAAACGCTATTCTTCATCGGGTTACAGTCACTATCAGATTCTCCATGCTGGCTACAAGTACAACATGATGGATCTACAGGCGGCCATAGGGATTCACCAGCTTGCCCGACTAGAAGCCTTCCTAAGGAGGAGGGAGGAGATCTGGTCCCGCTATGATGAGGCCTTCTCAGATCTGCCCGTGAGATGCCCAGCTCCCCCCGAGCCCGGCACCGTGCATGCCAGACACCTGTACACGCCGCTGCTGGAGTTGGAAAATATGGATGTGGACAGGGACGCTGTGCTGGAAGAGCTGAAACAACAGGGAGTAGGAACGGGTGTGCATTTCATCTCCTTGCACCTTCAACCCTTTTATCAGAGTTTGTTGGGTTGTCAGGATGAAGATTTTCCCAATGCACTGGAGATTTCAAAGAGAACCCTCTCTTTGCCCCTTTCGGCAAAGCTGACAGACAATCAGGTAGAACGGGTCATAGATGCCTTTAGAAGAGTTTTGCTTGTCCATGCAAAGAGCTGA
- a CDS encoding glycosyltransferase family 4 protein, translating to MKVLHLFSDWKWTGPAEPVVNLCSELKTMGIEILLACRKPPLDYPVSVEGKAKERKLNVTTRFHLNRYLDPLETLQDFCFLPSFLKRESFDIIHSHLSHDHVLGAWASRRCGIPIVRTNHKARPLHPSLWNKWLLGKGTQGLVEFSKKAMEENVRNFALDPKNCLLVEGAVDLKRFDPGLVSKDIRAALGVGPQEVLVGIVARMQRHRRFHLLLDAMVILTQKNLPVKLLVLGRGTHIREVAMEPARRMGLENRVLFPGYRGEDYVDYLAAIDLKVFLVPGSDGTCRAIREAMAMGKPIVSTRRGMLEELVEDGVTGILVEEEPQSLAAAMEKMILAPELRKSMGDAARNRALRDFSITEQAVKVAEFYRKISASAVRGKLCQSKRTNS from the coding sequence ATGAAAGTGCTCCATCTCTTCAGCGACTGGAAATGGACCGGGCCGGCCGAGCCTGTGGTAAACCTCTGTAGCGAGCTCAAGACCATGGGGATAGAAATCCTCCTGGCATGCAGAAAGCCTCCCTTGGATTATCCGGTTTCCGTGGAAGGAAAGGCTAAGGAGAGAAAACTCAACGTTACCACACGGTTTCACCTGAACCGGTACCTGGACCCCTTGGAAACATTGCAGGACTTCTGCTTTCTGCCCTCATTCCTGAAGAGGGAAAGCTTCGATATAATCCACAGCCATCTCAGCCATGACCATGTACTGGGTGCCTGGGCTTCTAGGCGTTGTGGGATCCCCATAGTGCGCACAAATCACAAGGCTCGTCCTTTGCATCCATCACTTTGGAACAAATGGCTCTTGGGCAAAGGCACCCAGGGCCTGGTGGAATTCTCCAAGAAGGCCATGGAGGAGAATGTACGCAACTTCGCATTGGATCCCAAAAACTGTCTTCTGGTGGAAGGGGCTGTGGATTTGAAGCGTTTTGATCCAGGCCTTGTGAGCAAAGACATCCGGGCTGCTTTGGGAGTGGGCCCTCAGGAGGTTTTGGTAGGAATCGTGGCCAGGATGCAAAGGCACAGACGATTCCACCTTCTGTTGGATGCCATGGTTATCTTGACCCAGAAGAACCTACCCGTGAAACTCCTGGTACTGGGCAGGGGGACCCACATTAGGGAGGTGGCAATGGAGCCGGCCAGGAGGATGGGTTTGGAAAACAGGGTGCTATTCCCCGGTTACCGGGGGGAGGACTATGTGGATTACCTGGCTGCCATTGATCTGAAGGTATTTCTGGTCCCAGGCTCAGACGGTACCTGCCGTGCCATCAGAGAAGCCATGGCCATGGGTAAACCCATAGTTTCCACAAGAAGGGGCATGTTGGAGGAGCTTGTGGAGGATGGAGTAACGGGGATCTTGGTGGAGGAGGAGCCGCAATCTTTGGCAGCTGCCATGGAAAAGATGATCCTGGCCCCTGAGCTGAGAAAATCCATGGGTGATGCAGCCAGAAACAGGGCCCTGAGGGATTTTTCCATCACAGAACAGGCAGTCAAGGTAGCTGAATTTTATAGGAAGATCTCGGCTTCTGCTGTAAGAGGAAAACTCTGTCAAAGCAAAAGGACAAACTCTTGA
- a CDS encoding lipopolysaccharide kinase InaA family protein, translating to MAVEAEMGKNWHKEANMLLEGKDSPWRWCASSMASPLLLEHVESLLQGGYHSRVMNRSRIREVLWVELPGLEPIVLKRYFRLGLPRALWNRVRGFQWRKEWSNSFVLSRMGVLAPKPLLMGEILRNGIPLEGIFVSQAILGASTLTQELKLQRTQRTSILKALGAYLAWIHDMGILHKDLHGDNLLVGKTSEGSPLFWLLDLHRISTGKPLGEKKRKWNVAQILMSLRKELTPGEESSLLEAYLENHSARDVCSWEESIGMIKQRMLRKRQRSKTRRCLRNNSGFAREMIPGGVVIRKRDFPLEAVLKALDEAQETLSPQDQKVLKISGPTRVFRCGLELDGKPLAFCIKEQTLRSPWWRVFGALMPSRARRFWVGAWGMMARDFYVPEPMAMWEVNKGGFFSSGVIMELIQDGVRMDHLVKSVGPQGCKKKQLMKDLAHTLARMHAQGIFHRDLKATNLMVRTTQEGNRILFLDLEDVSFGKRVPRAKIVRNLAQLDASLPESVRAFSRMKFLRMYMGNQYSRQRFRDLRKEVECLSLQRKART from the coding sequence GTGGCAGTGGAAGCAGAAATGGGGAAGAACTGGCACAAGGAGGCCAACATGCTTCTGGAGGGCAAGGATTCACCGTGGCGGTGGTGCGCCTCCAGCATGGCCTCACCATTGCTGCTGGAGCATGTGGAATCTCTGTTGCAGGGGGGTTATCACTCTAGAGTCATGAATCGTTCCAGGATCAGAGAGGTGCTCTGGGTGGAACTGCCTGGATTGGAGCCGATTGTGCTCAAGAGATATTTCAGACTGGGCCTGCCCAGGGCCCTTTGGAACAGAGTAAGAGGGTTTCAATGGAGGAAGGAATGGAGCAACTCCTTTGTGCTTTCCAGGATGGGGGTATTGGCTCCAAAACCTTTGCTGATGGGGGAGATCCTACGAAATGGGATTCCCCTGGAGGGCATCTTTGTGAGCCAGGCAATCCTGGGGGCTTCCACCCTTACCCAAGAATTGAAGCTCCAGAGAACACAAAGAACGAGTATCTTGAAAGCCCTGGGGGCATATTTGGCCTGGATCCACGACATGGGAATCCTGCACAAAGATCTCCATGGAGACAACCTCTTGGTGGGAAAGACCAGTGAGGGAAGCCCCTTGTTTTGGCTCTTGGACCTGCACAGGATAAGCACGGGCAAACCTTTGGGGGAGAAAAAAAGAAAGTGGAACGTGGCTCAGATTCTCATGTCTTTGAGAAAGGAATTGACACCCGGTGAGGAGAGCTCCTTGTTGGAGGCCTATTTGGAAAACCACTCTGCCCGAGATGTCTGCTCCTGGGAAGAGTCCATAGGAATGATTAAGCAAAGAATGCTTCGCAAGCGTCAAAGGAGCAAGACCAGGAGGTGTTTGAGAAACAATAGTGGGTTTGCCAGGGAGATGATTCCTGGAGGAGTTGTTATCAGAAAAAGAGATTTTCCCTTGGAAGCCGTACTCAAGGCTTTGGATGAGGCACAAGAGACTCTGAGTCCTCAAGACCAGAAGGTGTTAAAGATTTCGGGTCCTACGAGGGTTTTTCGATGTGGATTGGAGCTCGATGGCAAGCCCTTGGCTTTTTGCATAAAAGAGCAAACCCTAAGAAGCCCTTGGTGGAGAGTATTTGGGGCCTTGATGCCTTCCAGGGCCAGACGGTTCTGGGTGGGTGCATGGGGGATGATGGCCAGAGATTTTTATGTGCCGGAGCCCATGGCCATGTGGGAAGTGAACAAAGGAGGTTTTTTTTCCTCAGGAGTCATAATGGAGCTGATTCAGGATGGAGTGAGAATGGATCATCTGGTAAAGTCTGTGGGTCCCCAAGGCTGCAAAAAAAAGCAGCTCATGAAGGATCTGGCCCACACCCTGGCCAGAATGCACGCCCAAGGCATATTCCACAGGGACCTCAAGGCCACAAATCTCATGGTCAGGACAACCCAAGAAGGCAACCGGATCCTTTTCCTGGATCTGGAAGATGTAAGTTTCGGCAAGAGGGTCCCAAGGGCCAAGATCGTGCGCAACCTGGCCCAGCTGGACGCCTCCTTGCCTGAATCCGTGAGAGCTTTCTCCAGAATGAAGTTCCTAAGAATGTACATGGGCAATCAATACTCCAGACAGAGGTTTCGTGATCTGAGAAAAGAGGTGGAGTGCCTGAGCCTCCAAAGGAAAGCAAGAACATGA
- a CDS encoding glycosyltransferase family 4 protein, which translates to MKVALVIDHLDSTRGGGEGYASSLAQGLLQRGHQVHVLAHSFQGQLEGIKTHSLPMLPYPRGAKALSLCLSARRRLSAEDFDVIQGFGATWGVDVHRPGGGSERAWLAREIISHEPGWRRWLAWMRLRISLKLAVNLWIESKIYENGGSRAVVANSWMVAADIMRSYPSIDPQRIRVIPNGVDINTFHPENRPKWRAEVRSRLGLSDDRVIILFLAHNFRLKGLNCLLEALKEPMPSCFLLLVAGRGKKAPYEQKALKAGIPVVFLGPVKRPEFLMSGVDILVHPTFYDPCANVCLEAMASGLPVVTTSWNGASELIKDGISGYLVSDPRNVSQLRDRILALEDERLRDQMGQEARKASEQISKQWHLAEMERLYLEVASAGFGPEKTPSPK; encoded by the coding sequence ATGAAGGTGGCCCTGGTAATTGATCATCTGGATTCAACTCGGGGTGGAGGGGAAGGCTATGCCAGCTCTCTGGCCCAGGGACTCCTGCAACGGGGTCACCAGGTGCATGTATTGGCTCACAGTTTCCAAGGGCAATTAGAGGGAATCAAGACCCATAGCTTACCCATGTTACCATACCCACGAGGGGCAAAGGCCTTGTCTCTTTGCCTTTCTGCCCGGAGACGACTCAGCGCTGAAGACTTTGATGTGATTCAGGGTTTTGGAGCCACATGGGGGGTGGATGTTCATCGGCCCGGGGGGGGATCCGAAAGGGCCTGGCTTGCAAGGGAAATAATCTCCCACGAACCAGGGTGGAGAAGGTGGCTGGCCTGGATGCGTCTGAGAATTTCACTGAAACTGGCCGTGAATCTCTGGATAGAGTCCAAAATATACGAAAATGGAGGCTCCCGAGCAGTGGTGGCCAATTCCTGGATGGTGGCAGCTGACATCATGAGGTCCTATCCCAGCATTGATCCCCAAAGGATTCGTGTGATTCCCAATGGTGTGGACATAAACACTTTTCATCCAGAGAACAGACCTAAGTGGAGGGCCGAGGTGAGAAGCAGATTAGGCCTCTCAGATGATCGTGTGATCATTTTGTTTCTGGCCCACAATTTCAGGCTCAAGGGCTTGAATTGTCTCTTGGAGGCTTTGAAGGAGCCCATGCCATCATGTTTCCTTCTTCTGGTGGCTGGCCGGGGGAAAAAGGCACCCTATGAGCAAAAGGCTCTGAAGGCTGGAATACCTGTTGTTTTTCTGGGTCCTGTGAAACGGCCAGAGTTCTTGATGAGTGGTGTGGACATCTTGGTGCATCCTACCTTCTATGATCCCTGTGCCAATGTCTGCCTGGAGGCCATGGCCAGCGGTCTTCCGGTTGTTACGACCAGTTGGAACGGGGCTTCTGAGCTGATCAAAGATGGGATCTCAGGTTACCTGGTATCAGACCCCAGAAATGTCAGCCAGCTGAGGGATAGGATATTGGCGCTGGAAGATGAAAGATTGAGAGACCAAATGGGGCAAGAGGCCAGAAAGGCCTCTGAACAGATCTCCAAGCAATGGCATCTGGCCGAGATGGAAAGACTATACCTGGAGGTGGCCTCTGCAGGGTTTGGGCCGGAGAAAACACCGTCTCCCAAATAG
- a CDS encoding glycosyltransferase family 2 protein has protein sequence MRRPAISATVLTFNNGSTLEMCLRSIAWVDEIVVVDSFSTDQSLEVASRYTNKIFQRQWPGFIQQRNFAKQQTTGEWILWVDADEVVPPELRKEMEHAVLHAAETVQGFLVPRCSFYLGRWIRHGAWYPDLSVRLFRSEGNWWGGQEPHAAVEIKGGLGRLKNDILHYNYESFGHQIRTIDKYSQMAAMELMKSGQSFSLYKMLTHPLGRFLKEYLIKQGFRDGMPGLIIVVSTMFYVFAKYAKLWELEQRQTGAENEGGPGN, from the coding sequence ATGAGACGTCCTGCCATATCGGCCACAGTCCTGACCTTCAACAACGGATCCACTCTGGAGATGTGTCTTAGAAGTATTGCCTGGGTGGACGAAATAGTGGTGGTGGATTCCTTCAGTACGGATCAGAGCCTGGAGGTGGCCTCCAGGTATACGAACAAGATCTTCCAGAGGCAGTGGCCTGGATTCATACAACAGCGGAATTTTGCCAAGCAGCAAACCACAGGAGAATGGATCTTGTGGGTGGATGCAGACGAGGTTGTTCCTCCAGAACTCCGCAAGGAGATGGAGCATGCAGTGTTGCATGCAGCCGAGACGGTACAGGGCTTTCTGGTACCCCGCTGTTCTTTTTATTTGGGCAGATGGATAAGACATGGGGCATGGTATCCTGATCTTTCGGTGAGGCTATTTAGGAGCGAGGGGAATTGGTGGGGAGGCCAAGAGCCTCACGCAGCCGTGGAGATAAAGGGTGGGTTGGGACGCCTCAAGAACGACATCCTCCATTATAACTACGAATCCTTCGGTCACCAGATTCGCACCATAGACAAGTATTCTCAGATGGCTGCCATGGAGCTCATGAAAAGTGGGCAAAGCTTCAGCCTCTACAAGATGCTCACACACCCTTTGGGCCGGTTCCTGAAGGAGTATCTCATAAAGCAGGGCTTCCGAGATGGAATGCCGGGCCTGATCATAGTTGTTTCCACCATGTTCTATGTCTTCGCCAAGTATGCCAAGCTTTGGGAACTAGAGCAAAGGCAGACAGGGGCCGAAAATGAAGGTGGCCCTGGTAATTGA
- the waaF gene encoding lipopolysaccharide heptosyltransferase II — MAGTNSAPGASRTVVIGVNWLGDTIMSLPALCTLRKWLSEEDIHVVCPSSLVELVRMAQVADHVWGWPKGTRRRIRLLKSLRAQRAILFPNSFRSAWIAFWAGVPKRWGYAGQWRDLLLDPSVPASRRPKAAHHSEIYLELLKAMGWKGEKAAVHLRIPPEAQQWALGRIGKSMSGRCLIGICPGAAYGPAKIWPPERFVAVARGLMRSHRAKVILLGNSLERDVAAGMAHELGRDALNLAGLTDLPKLAALISRCDLILCNDSGPMHLAAVLGVPVVAVFGSTDPSATAPMGPHRIASVGLPCSPCFRRRCPEGHNRCLLDIRVEDVLEAAQELLEFRDGCP; from the coding sequence ATGGCCGGGACAAACTCGGCCCCAGGAGCTTCTCGGACGGTAGTGATAGGGGTGAACTGGCTGGGCGACACCATCATGTCGCTGCCAGCTCTGTGTACACTCAGAAAATGGCTTTCCGAAGAAGACATACACGTTGTCTGCCCTTCCAGCCTCGTGGAGTTGGTCCGTATGGCGCAGGTAGCGGATCATGTCTGGGGCTGGCCTAAAGGTACAAGGAGACGCATAAGGCTCCTCAAGAGCCTCAGGGCTCAAAGGGCGATTCTGTTTCCCAACTCTTTTAGGTCCGCATGGATCGCCTTTTGGGCCGGTGTACCAAAGAGGTGGGGTTATGCAGGGCAATGGCGTGATCTTCTTTTGGATCCATCCGTACCGGCTTCCAGGCGTCCCAAAGCTGCACATCATTCGGAAATTTACCTGGAGCTCTTGAAGGCCATGGGATGGAAAGGGGAAAAGGCGGCTGTGCATCTCAGGATTCCTCCGGAGGCCCAACAGTGGGCCTTGGGGAGGATTGGCAAGAGTATGTCTGGCAGATGCTTGATAGGTATTTGTCCTGGAGCGGCCTACGGGCCTGCAAAAATATGGCCGCCCGAGAGGTTTGTGGCCGTTGCCCGAGGCTTGATGCGCTCCCACAGGGCCAAAGTCATACTCTTGGGGAACTCTTTAGAGAGGGATGTTGCAGCTGGCATGGCCCATGAACTAGGCCGAGATGCTCTTAACCTGGCAGGGCTTACGGACTTGCCCAAACTGGCTGCATTGATATCCCGGTGTGATCTTATACTTTGCAACGATTCCGGACCCATGCATCTGGCCGCAGTGCTTGGGGTGCCAGTGGTAGCGGTTTTTGGATCTACAGATCCATCAGCCACAGCCCCCATGGGTCCTCACCGCATAGCCAGTGTGGGGCTGCCATGCTCACCCTGTTTCCGAAGGCGTTGTCCCGAAGGGCATAACAGGTGTCTGCTGGACATTCGGGTGGAGGATGTGCTTGAGGCTGCACAGGAGCTTCTGGAATTCCGGGATGGGTGCCCATGA
- a CDS encoding Trm112 family protein yields the protein MALAKDLLEILACPKCVREPGCTGELEYRESANQLVCHHCKLVYRIDEDIPVMLIDEATPLQE from the coding sequence ATGGCCCTTGCTAAGGATCTCCTGGAAATCTTGGCCTGCCCCAAGTGTGTAAGGGAGCCTGGTTGCACGGGTGAGTTGGAATATCGTGAATCCGCCAACCAGCTTGTGTGCCACCATTGCAAGTTGGTATATCGCATCGATGAGGACATCCCAGTGATGCTCATCGATGAGGCCACGCCCCTGCAGGAGTGA
- a CDS encoding NAD-dependent epimerase/dehydratase family protein encodes MRCLVTGVAGFIGSHMAQALLEQGHEVVGVDCFTRAYQLELKQANIEELRKYKGFQLIRGDLAEMDLQGVLDGVEVVYHLAAQAGVRSSWGKEFNHYLHHNVFSTQRLLEACREVRLRRLVYASSSSVYGDQSRYPSSENALPRPLSPYGVTKLAAEHLCVLYWKNYRVPSVSLRYFTVYGPRQRPDMAFHRFLKAIWSNKALTIYGDGTQSRDFTYISDIVDANLKAAEVGQPGKVYNIGGGARATLKEVLAILQEVTGSTPVVSWKKPELGDVRHTMADLNLARKELGYQPKVRLRDGLAKQWAWMCQWLARDSGVPAHINIS; translated from the coding sequence GTGAGGTGCCTGGTTACAGGAGTGGCCGGTTTCATAGGTTCTCACATGGCCCAGGCACTTCTTGAGCAGGGCCATGAGGTGGTGGGGGTGGATTGCTTTACCCGAGCCTATCAACTGGAGCTGAAACAAGCCAACATAGAGGAATTGAGGAAATACAAGGGCTTCCAGTTGATCCGGGGGGACTTGGCGGAGATGGACCTCCAGGGGGTTCTCGATGGGGTGGAGGTGGTTTATCACTTGGCTGCTCAGGCCGGCGTGCGATCCAGCTGGGGTAAAGAGTTTAACCATTATCTTCACCACAATGTCTTTTCAACCCAAAGACTTCTGGAAGCCTGCCGAGAAGTCAGGCTTCGCAGGCTGGTTTACGCATCTTCTTCCTCTGTGTACGGAGATCAATCCAGGTATCCCAGCTCTGAAAATGCCCTGCCTAGACCCCTTTCCCCTTATGGCGTGACCAAGCTGGCTGCGGAACACCTCTGTGTTCTGTACTGGAAAAACTATAGAGTCCCTTCGGTGAGTCTGAGATATTTTACGGTTTACGGCCCCAGGCAAAGGCCCGACATGGCTTTTCACCGGTTCCTCAAGGCCATATGGAGCAACAAAGCCCTTACTATCTATGGGGACGGAACACAAAGCCGTGATTTCACATATATCTCAGACATAGTGGATGCCAACCTAAAGGCGGCAGAGGTGGGTCAGCCAGGCAAGGTCTACAATATAGGAGGTGGAGCCAGGGCCACCCTCAAAGAAGTGCTGGCCATCCTCCAAGAGGTGACCGGGAGCACACCGGTGGTGTCCTGGAAAAAGCCTGAGCTGGGAGACGTGCGTCACACCATGGCGGACCTGAACCTGGCGAGAAAGGAGCTGGGTTACCAGCCCAAGGTGAGGTTGAGGGATGGGCTTGCCAAGCAATGGGCCTGGATGTGCCAATGGTTGGCAAGAGACTCTGGAGTCCCTGCACACATAAACATCTCTTGA